One genomic region from Cetobacterium sp. 8H encodes:
- the rpsJ gene encoding 30S ribosomal protein S10 — protein MASNKLRIYLKAYDHTLLDQSAKKIVEVAKKSGAEIAGPMPLPTKIKKYTVLRSVHVNKDSREQFEMRVHRRMVEIKNSNPKTIASLTAVNLPAGVGIEIKQA, from the coding sequence ATGGCTTCTAACAAGTTAAGAATTTACTTAAAAGCTTATGATCACACTTTATTAGATCAGTCAGCTAAGAAGATAGTGGAGGTTGCTAAGAAATCTGGTGCAGAGATCGCAGGACCAATGCCACTGCCTACAAAAATCAAGAAATACACAGTACTAAGATCAGTACACGTAAACAAAGACTCGAGAGAACAATTCGAGATGAGAGTACACAGAAGAATGGTTGAGATTAAAAACTCTAACCCTAAGACAATTGCTTCTTTAACAGCAGTTAACTTACCAGCTGGTGTTGGAATCGAAATAAAACAAGCTTAA
- the rplC gene encoding 50S ribosomal protein L3, which produces MSGILAKKIGMTQIFENGKFIPVTVVEAGPNFVLQKKTVENDGYSALQLGFDEKREKNTTKPLMGIFNKAGVKPLRFVKELKVDSVEGIELGQEIKVDTLAEVAFVDITGTSKGKGTSGVMKRHNFSGNRATHGVSRNHRLGGSIGMSSWPGKVLKNKKMAGQYGNATVTVQNLKIVKVDAENNLLLIKGAVPGPKNGYIVVKPAVKK; this is translated from the coding sequence ATGTCAGGAATTTTAGCTAAAAAAATTGGAATGACTCAAATTTTCGAAAACGGAAAGTTTATTCCAGTTACAGTAGTTGAAGCAGGACCTAACTTCGTTCTTCAGAAGAAGACTGTAGAGAATGATGGTTACTCAGCTTTACAACTAGGTTTTGACGAAAAAAGAGAAAAAAATACTACAAAGCCATTAATGGGAATCTTTAACAAGGCTGGGGTTAAACCTTTAAGATTTGTTAAAGAGCTAAAAGTAGATTCAGTAGAAGGAATCGAACTTGGACAAGAAATTAAAGTTGACACTTTAGCAGAGGTTGCTTTCGTAGACATTACTGGAACTTCAAAAGGTAAAGGAACATCAGGTGTTATGAAGAGACATAACTTCTCTGGAAACAGAGCAACTCATGGTGTATCTAGAAACCATAGACTTGGAGGATCAATAGGAATGTCGTCTTGGCCTGGAAAAGTTCTTAAGAACAAGAAAATGGCTGGACAATATGGAAATGCAACTGTAACAGTTCAAAATTTAAAGATTGTTAAAGTTGACGCAGAAAACAACTTACTACTAATTAAAGGTGCAGTACCTGGTCCTAAAAACGGATATATCGTTGTTAAGCCAGCTGTAAAAAAATAA
- the rplD gene encoding 50S ribosomal protein L4: MAVLNIYDLAGNQTGTVEVKDSVFGIEPNKAVLHEVLTAELAAARQGTAATKTRAMVKGGGRKPFKQKGTGRARQGSIRAPHMVGGGVTFGPHPRSYEKKVNKKVRNLALRSALSAKVAAGEILVLDGTIETPKTKTIIALTNALTANTKQLFVVNDLATEADYNLYLSARNLENAVVLQPNEIGVYWLLKQEKVIVTKEALTTIEEVLA; this comes from the coding sequence ATGGCAGTTTTAAACATATATGACTTAGCAGGTAACCAAACTGGTACTGTAGAAGTTAAAGATTCTGTATTTGGAATCGAGCCTAATAAAGCAGTTTTACACGAAGTATTAACTGCAGAGTTAGCAGCTGCTAGACAAGGAACTGCAGCTACTAAAACTAGAGCTATGGTTAAAGGTGGAGGAAGAAAGCCTTTTAAACAAAAAGGAACTGGAAGAGCTAGACAAGGTTCTATCAGAGCACCTCACATGGTAGGTGGAGGAGTTACTTTCGGACCACACCCAAGATCATATGAGAAAAAAGTAAACAAAAAAGTAAGAAACCTTGCTTTAAGATCAGCACTTTCTGCGAAAGTTGCTGCAGGAGAGATCTTAGTTCTTGATGGAACTATCGAGACTCCAAAAACAAAAACAATAATCGCTTTAACAAATGCTTTAACAGCAAACACTAAGCAATTATTTGTTGTAAATGACCTTGCTACAGAAGCTGATTACAATTTATATTTATCAGCTAGAAACTTAGAGAACGCAGTAGTTCTTCAACCAAATGAGATTGGAGTTTACTGGTTATTAAAGCAAGAGAAAGTTATCGTTACTAAGGAAGCGTTAACGACAATCGAGGAGGTGCTTGCATAA
- the rplW gene encoding 50S ribosomal protein L23, protein MTAYDIVKKPVITEKTEILRRDYNKYTFEVSPKANKIEIRKAIETIFNVTVESVATMNVKPVTKRHGMKLYKTQAKKKAIVKLAAGNTITYFAEV, encoded by the coding sequence ATGACTGCTTACGATATCGTAAAGAAGCCTGTAATCACTGAAAAGACTGAAATCTTAAGAAGAGATTACAACAAGTACACATTTGAAGTAAGTCCTAAAGCAAACAAGATTGAGATCAGAAAAGCTATTGAAACAATATTCAACGTAACTGTTGAGTCTGTAGCTACTATGAACGTAAAGCCTGTGACTAAGAGACACGGAATGAAGCTTTACAAAACTCAAGCTAAAAAGAAAGCTATTGTAAAATTAGCTGCTGGAAACACAATAACTTACTTCGCAGAAGTTTAA
- the rplB gene encoding 50S ribosomal protein L2, with translation MAIRKLNAITNGTRHMSRLVNEDLDKVRPEKSLTTPLKSAYGRDNYGHRTCRNREKGHKRLYRIIDFKRNKLDVPAKVVSLEYDPNRTANIALLSYADGEKRYILAPKGLKKGDIVMAGSNAEIKPGNALKLKEMPVGSQIHNVELQRGKGGQLVRSAGTAARLVAKEGTYCHVQLPSGELRLVHGECMATIGEVGNSEHSLVSLGKAGRNRHKGRRPHVRGSVMNPCDHPHGGGEGKAPVGRKSPMTPWGKPAHGVKTRGRKTSDKFIVRRRNEK, from the coding sequence ATGGCAATTAGAAAGTTAAATGCTATAACTAATGGAACTAGACATATGTCTAGATTAGTTAACGAAGATTTAGATAAAGTTAGACCTGAAAAGTCTTTAACTACACCATTAAAATCTGCTTATGGTAGAGATAACTATGGACACAGAACATGTAGAAATAGAGAGAAGGGACACAAAAGACTTTACAGAATCATCGACTTTAAGAGAAATAAATTAGATGTACCTGCAAAGGTAGTATCACTTGAGTACGATCCAAATAGAACTGCAAACATTGCATTACTATCGTACGCAGACGGAGAGAAGAGATATATTCTTGCTCCAAAGGGACTTAAGAAAGGTGATATCGTAATGGCTGGTTCAAATGCTGAAATAAAGCCAGGAAATGCTCTTAAATTAAAAGAGATGCCTGTTGGATCACAGATACACAACGTTGAGTTACAAAGAGGAAAGGGTGGACAATTAGTTAGATCTGCAGGAACTGCGGCAAGACTAGTTGCAAAAGAGGGAACTTACTGTCACGTTCAGTTACCATCAGGTGAGTTAAGATTAGTTCACGGAGAATGTATGGCGACAATTGGTGAAGTAGGAAACTCTGAACACAGCCTAGTTTCACTAGGAAAAGCTGGAAGAAATAGACACAAAGGAAGAAGACCTCATGTAAGAGGATCTGTAATGAACCCTTGTGATCACCCACATGGTGGAGGAGAAGGTAAAGCTCCTGTTGGAAGAAAATCTCCAATGACTCCTTGGGGTAAACCAGCTCATGGTGTTAAAACAAGAGGAAGAAAAACTTCAGACAAGTTTATCGTAAGAAGAAGAAACGAAAAGTAA
- the rpsS gene encoding 30S ribosomal protein S19, which translates to MARSLKKGPFCDHHLMKKVEEAVATENIKAVIKTWSRRSTIFPNFIGLTFGVYNGKKHIPVHVTEQMVGHKLGEFAPTRTYYGHGVDKKKKKK; encoded by the coding sequence ATGGCTAGATCATTAAAAAAAGGACCTTTTTGTGACCACCACTTAATGAAAAAAGTTGAGGAAGCAGTAGCTACTGAGAATATAAAAGCGGTAATAAAGACTTGGTCTAGAAGATCAACAATATTCCCTAACTTTATAGGATTAACATTTGGTGTTTACAACGGTAAAAAGCACATACCAGTTCATGTAACTGAGCAAATGGTTGGACATAAACTAGGAGAGTTTGCACCGACAAGAACATATTATGGTCACGGTGTTGACAAAAAGAAAAAGAAAAAATAA
- the rplV gene encoding 50S ribosomal protein L22, whose amino-acid sequence MEARAITRFVRLSPRKARLVADLVRGKSALEALDTLEFTNKKAARFIKKTLASAIANATNNFNMDEEKLVVSTIMINDGPALKRIMPRAMGRADIIRKPTAHIVVAVSEK is encoded by the coding sequence GTGGAAGCTAGAGCAATAACTAGATTCGTAAGATTATCTCCAAGAAAAGCTAGACTTGTAGCAGACTTAGTGAGAGGAAAATCAGCATTAGAAGCTTTAGATACGTTAGAATTTACTAACAAGAAAGCGGCTAGATTTATAAAGAAAACACTAGCATCAGCAATTGCTAATGCAACTAACAACTTCAATATGGATGAGGAGAAGTTAGTAGTATCAACTATAATGATAAACGACGGACCAGCGCTTAAGAGAATAATGCCAAGAGCGATGGGAAGAGCGGATATAATAAGAAAACCAACAGCACACATTGTTGTGGCAGTGTCTGAAAAGTAG
- the rpsC gene encoding 30S ribosomal protein S3: MGQKVDPRGLRLGITRTWESIWYADKKEYAKFFHEDIKIREMIKKSYFHAGISKVKIERTSPSHVVVLIYTAKAGIVIGRKGSEIESLRAKLETLTGRKVTVKVQEVKEFNKDATLVAENIATSIEKRVAYKRAVSQAVMRAMKSGAKGIKVMVSGRLNGAEIARSEWVVEGKVPLHTLRADIDYATATAHTTYGALGIKVWIFHGEVLPTKKEGGEA, encoded by the coding sequence GTGGGACAAAAAGTAGACCCTAGAGGACTAAGACTTGGAATAACAAGAACTTGGGAATCTATCTGGTATGCAGATAAAAAAGAATACGCAAAGTTCTTCCATGAGGATATAAAGATCAGAGAAATGATCAAGAAGAGCTACTTCCACGCGGGAATTTCGAAGGTAAAAATCGAGAGAACTTCTCCATCACACGTTGTAGTTTTAATATACACAGCTAAAGCTGGTATAGTAATTGGAAGAAAAGGTTCTGAAATTGAATCTTTAAGAGCAAAGCTTGAGACATTAACTGGAAGAAAAGTAACAGTTAAAGTTCAAGAAGTAAAAGAATTTAACAAAGATGCAACTTTAGTTGCTGAAAATATAGCTACATCTATCGAAAAGAGAGTAGCGTACAAGAGAGCAGTAAGCCAAGCTGTAATGAGAGCTATGAAATCTGGAGCAAAAGGAATCAAAGTTATGGTTTCTGGAAGATTAAATGGTGCTGAGATCGCAAGATCTGAGTGGGTAGTAGAAGGAAAAGTACCTCTACACACATTAAGAGCAGACATTGACTATGCTACAGCAACAGCTCACACTACGTATGGAGCTCTTGGAATCAAAGTTTGGATCTTCCACGGTGAAGTACTTCCAACTAAGAAGGAAGGAGGGGAAGCGTAA
- the rplP gene encoding 50S ribosomal protein L16, giving the protein MLMPKRTKHKKMFRGRMKGTAQRGNTVAFGDYGLQALEPAWITNRQIESCRVGINRTFKREGKTFIRIFPDKPITARPAGVRMGKGKGNVEGWVAVVKPGRMLFEVSGVTEDKALAALRKASMKLPIRCKIVKRENGGEN; this is encoded by the coding sequence ATGTTAATGCCTAAAAGAACAAAACATAAAAAAATGTTTAGAGGAAGAATGAAGGGTACAGCTCAAAGAGGTAACACTGTTGCTTTCGGAGATTACGGATTACAAGCCCTTGAGCCAGCTTGGATAACTAACAGACAAATAGAGTCTTGTAGAGTTGGAATCAACAGAACATTCAAAAGAGAAGGAAAAACTTTCATCAGAATATTCCCAGATAAGCCAATAACTGCTAGACCAGCTGGAGTTAGAATGGGTAAAGGTAAAGGAAACGTAGAAGGTTGGGTAGCAGTAGTTAAACCTGGAAGAATGTTATTCGAGGTATCTGGTGTTACTGAGGATAAAGCATTAGCAGCTTTAAGAAAAGCTTCTATGAAACTTCCTATTAGATGTAAGATTGTAAAAAGAGAGAATGGTGGTGAGAACTAA
- the rpmC gene encoding 50S ribosomal protein L29: MRAKEIREISTEDLVVKCKELKEELFNLKFQLSLGQVTNTAKIREVRREIARINTILNER; encoded by the coding sequence ATGAGAGCTAAGGAAATAAGAGAAATATCTACTGAAGACTTAGTAGTAAAGTGTAAAGAGCTTAAGGAAGAACTATTCAACCTAAAGTTTCAACTATCATTAGGACAAGTAACTAACACTGCTAAGATAAGAGAAGTAAGAAGAGAGATCGCAAGAATAAATACTATATTAAACGAAAGATAA
- the rpsQ gene encoding 30S ribosomal protein S17, whose amino-acid sequence MRNERKVREGIVVSDKMDKTIVVAIETTTLHPIYKKRVKKTTKFKAHDENNVAQTGDKVRIMETRPLSRDKRWRLVDIIEKAR is encoded by the coding sequence TTGAGAAACGAAAGAAAAGTAAGAGAAGGTATCGTTGTTTCTGATAAGATGGACAAGACGATAGTTGTTGCTATCGAAACAACAACATTACACCCAATCTACAAAAAAAGAGTTAAGAAGACTACAAAGTTCAAAGCACATGACGAGAACAACGTAGCTCAAACTGGAGATAAAGTAAGAATCATGGAAACTAGACCATTATCTAGAGATAAGAGATGGAGACTAGTTGATATTATAGAGAAAGCTAGATAA
- the rplN gene encoding 50S ribosomal protein L14 — MVQQQTILNVADNSGAKKLMVIRVLGGSRRRFGRIGDIVVASVKEAIPGGNVKKGDVVKAVIVRTRKELRREDGSYIKFDDNAGVILNNNNEPKATRIFGPVARELRAKDFMKIVSLAPEVI; from the coding sequence ATGGTACAACAACAAACTATCCTTAATGTTGCTGATAACTCGGGAGCTAAAAAACTTATGGTTATAAGAGTTCTTGGAGGATCTAGAAGAAGATTCGGTAGAATCGGTGACATTGTTGTGGCATCAGTTAAGGAAGCAATACCTGGTGGAAACGTTAAAAAGGGAGACGTAGTTAAAGCAGTTATTGTTAGAACTAGAAAAGAATTAAGAAGAGAAGACGGATCATATATTAAATTTGATGATAACGCAGGAGTTATCTTAAATAACAATAATGAACCAAAAGCAACAAGAATCTTCGGACCTGTTGCAAGAGAATTAAGAGCTAAAGACTTCATGAAGATAGTTTCACTAGCTCCAGAAGTAATATAA
- the rplX gene encoding 50S ribosomal protein L24: protein MAKPKIKFVPESLHVKTGDTVFVISGKDKGKTGKVVKVFPKKGKIVVENINMVTKHMKPSQINPQGGVVTKPAPMFSSKVMLFDEKAGKPTRVGYKFVDGKKVRYSKVSGETL, encoded by the coding sequence GTGGCTAAACCTAAGATTAAATTCGTACCAGAGTCATTACATGTAAAAACTGGAGATACAGTTTTCGTAATATCTGGAAAAGATAAAGGTAAAACAGGGAAAGTTGTAAAAGTATTCCCTAAAAAAGGTAAAATCGTTGTTGAGAATATCAACATGGTTACTAAGCACATGAAACCTTCACAAATAAACCCACAAGGTGGAGTTGTAACTAAACCAGCTCCAATGTTCTCTTCAAAAGTAATGTTATTTGATGAGAAAGCTGGGAAACCAACAAGAGTTGGTTACAAGTTTGTGGATGGTAAAAAAGTAAGATACTCTAAAGTATCTGGAGAGACTTTATAA
- the rplE gene encoding 50S ribosomal protein L5 yields MSKYVSRYHKLYNETIIANLVKELGLSNVMECPKLDRIVINMGVGEATQNAKLIDAAMGDLAIISGQKPVVRKAKKSEAGFKLREGMPIGAKVTLRKERMYDFLDRLVNVVLPRVRDFEGVPADSFDGRGNYSLGLRDQLVFPEIEFDKVDKLLGMSITIVSSAKTDEEGRALLKAFGMPFKK; encoded by the coding sequence GTGTCTAAATACGTTTCTAGATATCACAAATTATATAACGAAACAATAATTGCTAACTTAGTAAAAGAGTTAGGATTATCAAACGTTATGGAATGTCCTAAACTAGACAGAATCGTTATCAACATGGGTGTTGGAGAGGCAACTCAAAACGCTAAGTTAATCGATGCTGCTATGGGAGATTTAGCAATAATTTCAGGACAAAAACCAGTTGTAAGAAAAGCAAAAAAATCAGAAGCTGGATTTAAGTTAAGAGAAGGAATGCCAATCGGTGCAAAAGTTACTTTAAGAAAAGAGAGAATGTACGATTTTCTAGATAGATTAGTAAATGTAGTTCTTCCAAGAGTAAGAGACTTCGAAGGAGTTCCAGCTGATTCATTCGACGGAAGAGGAAACTATTCTCTAGGATTAAGAGATCAATTAGTTTTCCCTGAGATCGAATTTGATAAAGTTGACAAGCTTTTAGGAATGTCTATCACTATAGTATCTTCAGCTAAAACAGATGAAGAAGGAAGAGCTTTACTTAAGGCATTTGGAATGCCTTTTAAAAAGTAA
- the rpsN gene encoding 30S ribosomal protein S14, with protein sequence MAKKSMIAREVKRTTLCDKYAEKRAELKKRINEGDMEAMFELNKLPKNSSEVRKKNRCQLDGRPRGFMREFGISRVKFRQLAGAGLIPGVTKSSW encoded by the coding sequence ATGGCTAAAAAGTCAATGATCGCTAGAGAAGTTAAGAGAACTACTTTATGTGATAAATATGCTGAAAAAAGAGCTGAACTGAAGAAGAGAATCAATGAGGGAGACATGGAAGCTATGTTCGAGCTAAACAAGTTACCAAAGAACTCTTCAGAAGTTAGAAAGAAAAATAGATGTCAATTAGATGGAAGACCAAGAGGATTCATGAGAGAATTCGGAATTTCGAGAGTTAAGTTCAGACAATTAGCAGGTGCTGGACTTATCCCAGGTGTAACGAAGTCATCTTGGTAA
- the rpsH gene encoding 30S ribosomal protein S8 — protein sequence MFLTDPIADMLTRVRNANAVMHEKTDVPHSNIKERIAEILKEEGYISNYKVVTDGNKKNIRVYLKYDGRERVIKGIKRISKPGRRVYSSVEDMPRVLSGLGIAIVSTSKGIVTDRVARRDNVGGEILAFVW from the coding sequence ATGTTTTTAACAGATCCAATTGCAGATATGTTAACAAGAGTTAGAAATGCAAATGCTGTAATGCATGAGAAAACAGATGTTCCTCACTCTAACATAAAAGAGAGAATCGCTGAGATTTTAAAAGAAGAGGGATATATTTCTAACTACAAGGTAGTAACAGATGGAAATAAAAAGAATATAAGAGTATACTTAAAGTATGACGGAAGAGAAAGAGTAATCAAAGGAATCAAGAGAATCTCTAAACCAGGAAGAAGAGTTTATTCTTCTGTAGAAGATATGCCTAGAGTATTATCAGGTTTAGGAATCGCTATCGTTTCAACTTCTAAAGGAATCGTAACTGACAGAGTTGCTAGAAGAGATAACGTTGGTGGAGAAATTCTTGCATTCGTTTGGTAA
- the rplF gene encoding 50S ribosomal protein L6, whose translation MSRVGKKIIVVPAGVEVTIAAGNVVTVKGPKGTLTKKFNEELTINMENNEINVVRPNDLPAVRAIHGTTRALINNMILGVSEGFKRSLTLVGVGYRAAEKNNGLEMALGYSHPVIIDAVDGIKMTVEKNTTVHIEGIEKDVVGQVAADIRSKRAPEPYKGKGVKYSDEVIRRKEGKKS comes from the coding sequence ATGTCAAGAGTAGGTAAAAAGATCATAGTGGTACCTGCTGGGGTAGAAGTTACAATAGCTGCTGGAAATGTAGTTACTGTAAAAGGTCCTAAAGGTACTTTAACTAAAAAGTTTAACGAAGAGTTAACAATAAATATGGAAAACAACGAAATAAACGTTGTAAGACCAAATGATTTACCAGCAGTAAGAGCTATACATGGAACAACAAGAGCTCTTATAAACAACATGATTTTAGGAGTTTCTGAAGGATTCAAGAGATCTCTTACATTAGTTGGAGTTGGATACAGAGCAGCAGAGAAGAATAACGGATTAGAGATGGCTTTAGGTTACTCTCACCCAGTTATTATTGATGCTGTAGATGGAATCAAAATGACAGTTGAGAAGAACACAACTGTTCACATAGAAGGAATCGAGAAAGATGTAGTAGGTCAAGTTGCCGCTGACATCAGATCGAAGAGAGCTCCAGAGCCTTATAAAGGAAAAGGAGTTAAGTATTCTGACGAAGTAATCAGAAGAAAAGAAGGTAAGAAATCATAA
- the rplR gene encoding 50S ribosomal protein L18: MFKKVNRDAIRRRKHLSIRNKISGTAERPRLSIYRSNNNIFAQLVDDVNGVTLVSASTIDKEIKGNVKHGGNIESAKLVGKAIAERAVAKEISVVVFDRSGYKYTGRVAALAEAAREAGLKF, from the coding sequence TTGTTTAAGAAAGTTAATAGAGACGCTATTAGAAGAAGAAAGCACTTATCTATCAGAAATAAAATTTCTGGTACAGCTGAGAGACCAAGACTTTCTATATATAGATCAAACAACAACATCTTTGCTCAACTGGTTGATGACGTAAATGGAGTTACTTTAGTTTCTGCATCTACAATCGATAAAGAGATCAAAGGAAATGTAAAGCATGGTGGAAACATCGAGTCTGCTAAGCTTGTTGGTAAAGCAATCGCTGAGAGAGCTGTAGCAAAAGAGATATCTGTTGTAGTATTCGACAGATCTGGATATAAATACACAGGAAGAGTAGCTGCCCTTGCAGAGGCTGCAAGAGAAGCAGGACTTAAATTCTAA
- the rpsE gene encoding 30S ribosomal protein S5 gives MSKLVKEEKQFQEKLLKISRVSKTTKGGRTISFSVLAAVGDAEGNVGIGLGKANGVPDAIRKAIASAKKNMVKVSLKGTTIPHEIVGKWGATSIWMAPAYEGTGVIAGSSCREVLELAGVHNILTKIKGSRNKHNVAKATIEGLAALRTAEEVAALRGKEVKEILS, from the coding sequence TTGTCTAAGTTAGTTAAAGAAGAAAAACAATTTCAAGAGAAATTACTTAAAATTTCTAGAGTTTCTAAGACAACTAAAGGAGGAAGAACAATATCTTTCTCAGTTTTAGCTGCTGTAGGAGACGCTGAAGGAAATGTTGGAATAGGTTTAGGAAAAGCGAACGGTGTACCTGATGCAATCAGAAAAGCAATCGCTTCTGCTAAGAAAAACATGGTAAAGGTTTCTTTAAAAGGAACTACTATTCCTCACGAAATCGTTGGTAAGTGGGGAGCAACATCAATCTGGATGGCACCAGCTTACGAAGGTACTGGAGTTATCGCAGGTTCATCTTGTAGAGAGGTTCTTGAATTAGCAGGGGTACACAATATCCTTACTAAAATCAAAGGATCTAGAAACAAGCACAACGTTGCAAAGGCTACAATCGAAGGTTTAGCAGCATTAAGAACTGCTGAAGAGGTTGCAGCATTAAGAGGAAAAGAAGTAAAGGAAATCTTAAGCTAG
- the rpmD gene encoding 50S ribosomal protein L30: MAKLRIELVKSIIGRKPNHIATAKSLGLKKMNDVREHNVTPELMGKIALISYLIKVEEVQ, encoded by the coding sequence ATGGCAAAGCTTAGAATAGAGCTTGTAAAAAGCATAATCGGAAGAAAGCCTAACCATATAGCTACTGCAAAGTCGCTAGGGCTTAAGAAGATGAATGATGTTAGAGAGCACAATGTGACTCCAGAGTTAATGGGAAAGATTGCTCTAATTTCTTACCTAATAAAAGTAGAGGAGGTGCAATAA